The sequence CGAGTTCGCCGTCGTCACCCTGGTGTTCCTGGTGATCACCGCCGTCGTCTCGCTCGTCGGCGCGCACTCGGCCCGCGCCCTGCTCATCAAGGACTCGGGGGTCACCGGGCTGTTCGGGCTGCTCTGCCTGGGGACGCTGCTCGCGCCGCGGCCGCTGATGTTCTACTTCGGCCGCAAGTTCGCCACCGACGGCACCCCGGAGAGCACCGCCTGGTGGAACGGCCTGTGGCAGTACGAGGGCTTCCGCACCACCATGAACCGGATGACGCTGGTGTGGGGCGTCGCGTACGTCGCCGAGGCGATCGTCCGCGTCGTCCTCGCCTCCACGCTGCCCACCAAGACCATGGTGGTGGTCAGCCCGATCATGATCTACGCGGTGCTGGGCGCCCTCGGCGTATGGACCGCCATGTACGGGAAGCGGTCCCAGGCCGAGGGTGAGCGCCGCGCGGCCGAAGCGGCGGCCGCCGAGGCCGCGGCGGCCGGCTGACCCCGGCCCGTCCCGCGAAAAGACCGGTGGCCCGGTGCGCTCACAGCGCACCGGGCCACCGGTCTTCGTACGGCAGGACCTAGCAGCCGAGCAGACGGCTGCCGAGGTAGGCCTGGATCTGGTCCAGGGAGACGCGCTCCTGCTTCATGGTGTCGCGCTCGCGCACGGTCACCGCGTTGTCGTCCAGGGTGTCGAAGTCGACGGTGACGCAGAACGGCGTACCGATCTCGTCCTGGCGACGGTAGCGGCGGCCGATGGCGCCCGCGTCGTCGAACTCGATGTTCCAGTTCTTGCGCAGGTCGGCGGCGAGGCCCTTGGCCTTCGGCGACAGCTGCGCGTTGCGGGACAGCGGCAGGACGGCGACCTTGATCGGGGCCAGGCGCGGGTCGAGGCGCATCACGGTGCGCTTCTCCATGACGCCCTTGGCGTTGGGGGCCTCGTCCTCGTTGTACGCGTCGAGCATGAAGGCGAGCATGGCGCGGTTGACACCGGCGGCCGGCTCGATGACGTACGGGGTGTAACGCTCACCCGACTCCTGGTCGTGGTAGGTGAGGTTCGAACCCGAGGCCGCGGAGTGGGCCTTGAGGTCGTAGTCGGTGCGGTTGGCGACGCCTTCGAGCTCCGAGAACTCGTTGCCACCGAAGTTGAAGCGGTACTCGATGTCGGCGGTGCGCTTCGAGTAGTGGGACAGCTTCTCCTTCGGGTGGTCGTACCAGCGGATGTTCTCCTCGCGGATGCCGAGGTCGCGGTACCAGTTCCACCGCTCCTGCATCCAGTACTCCTGCCACTGCTCGTCCTCGCCCGGCTTGACGAAGAACTCCATCTCCATCTGCTCGAACTCGCGGGTGCGGAAGATGAAGTTGCCCGGAGTGATCTCGTTGCGGAAGGACTTGCCCATCTGCGCGATGCCGAAGGGCGGCTTCTTGCGCGAAGTGGTCTGCACCACGGCGAAGTTCGTGAAGATGCCCTGGGCGGTCTCGGGGCGCAGGTACGCCTTCGAGCCGGTGTCCTGGGTCGGGCCGAGGTGGGTCTCCAGCATGCCGGAGAACTGCTTGGGCTCGGTGAACTGGCCCTTCACACCACAGTTGGGGCAGTTGATGTCGGCAAGACCATTGGCGGGCATACGGCCGTGCTTGGCCTCGTACGCCTCTTCAAGGTGGTCCGCGCGGTGGCGCTTGTGGCAGGAGGTGCACTCGGTCAGCGGGTCCGAGAAGGTGGCGACGTGGCCGGAGGCCACCCACACCTCGGGGGCCAGGATCACGGAGGAGTCGATACCGACGATGTCCTCACGCCCGGTGACCATCGCCTTCCACCACTGGCGCTTGATGTTCTCCTTGAGCTCGACACCGAGCGGGCCGTAGTCCCAGGCGGCCTTGGAGCCGCCGTAGATCTCACTGCACGGGAAAACGAAGCCACGGCGCTTGCTCAGGCTGACGATGGTTTCGATCTTGTCGGCGGCCACGGTGCTCTCTTCATTACGAGGACGAACGGCGAAGCCTTTAGATTACCGGCGCCCGCACCCCCCCTTTCAAATCGGTTCCCCTTCCAGGCCCGGGCGCCCAGGCCTCCCACCTGCATTTTTGACAATCGTTTCCATCTTTGATGAAAATGGATGTCATGAACGTACGCCGCCTCATACCCACCGCCGCCCTCGCCGGAGCCGTCGCCCTCGGCGCGACGGCCCTGACCGCCTGCTCCGGAGCCGCCGCCGGCACCGGTGGCGGCAAGGACGGCAAGGTCGGCGTGACGGCGTCGTTCTACCCCATGGCCTTCCTCGCCGAGCAGATCGGCAAGGACCACGTGAAGGTCGACAGCCTGACCAAGCCCGGCGTCGAACCGCACGACCTGGAGATCACCCCGAGGCAGACCGGGCAGCTCGGCGAGGCCGACGTGGTCCTCTACCTCAAGGGCCTGCAGCCCGCCGTCGACAAGGCCGTCTCCCTGTCCGGCGTGAAGAACGTCGTCGACGCCTCGACCCTCACCGAGCTGGAGGTCCACGGCTCCTCCGGTCACGACCACGGCGCCGAGGGCCACACCGAGGGTGAGGGCGAAGGCCACGAGCACGACCACGACCACGGCGAGGCCGGCCGCGACCCGCACGTCTGGCTCGACCCGGCCAAGTACGCGGAGATCGCCAAGGGAGTCGGCGCGGCCCTGGAGAAGGCCGACCCCGACCACGCCGCGGACTACAAGAAGAACACCGACGAGCTGGTCGGCAAACTGACCGCGCTGGACACGGAGTTCAAGGACGGCCTGCAGAACACGGCCTCCAAGACCTTCATCACCACCCACTCCGCCTTCGGCTACCTCGCCGAGCGCTACGGCCTCGACCAGGAGGCCATCTCCGGCGTCGACCCCGAGTCCGAGCCGAGCCCGGCCCGGATGAAGGATCTCCAGGGCCTCGCCAAGCAGGAGAATGTCTCCACCGTGTTCTTCGAGACCCTGGCCAGCGACAAGACGGCCCGGACCCTGGCGGCGGACACCGGTCTGAAGACCGACGTCCTGGACCCGCTCGAAGGAATCACCGACAAGTCCCAGGGCGCTGACTACTTCGAGGTCATGCGGTCCAACCTGAAGAACCTCCAGAAGGCGCTCGGAGCCAAGTAGATGACAGCAGCAACGGAGGCGCGAGCCATGCAGTCGACGCCGGCACAGTCAGCGGACCAGCCCGTCATATCCCTGCGCGGGGCCACGGCCTCGCTCGGCTCGCGCCCCGTGCTGCGCGGCGTCGACCTCACCGTCCGGCGCGGCGAGGTCGTCGCCCTGCTCGGAGCCAACGGCTCCGGCAAGTCCACGGCCGTGCGCGCCGTGGTCGGCCAGGTCCCGCTGACCGGCGGCGAACTGTCGCTCTTCGGCACCGAGTTCAAGCGCTTCCGCTCCTGGTCGCGCATCGGCTACGTCCCGCAGCGCACCACGGCGGCCAGCGGGGTCCCCGCCACCGTCCGCGAGGTCGTCTCCGCCGGCCGGCTCGCCCGCTCCCGCTTCGGGATCCTGCGCAAGGCCGACAAGACCGCGGTCGAGCGCGCGCTGGCCCTGCTCGGCATGGAGCAGCACGCCTCCTCCTCCGTCAACGCCCTCTCCGGCGGCCAGCACCAGCGGGTGCTCATCGCCCGGGCGCTCGCCGTCGAACCCGAACTGCTGATCATGGACGAGCCGATGGCCGGCGTGGACCTCGCCAACCAGGAGGTCCTCGCGAACGCCCTGCGCGAGCAGAAGGCCCTCGGCACCACCCTCCTGCTCGTCCTGCACGAGCTGGGCCCGCTGGAGCCCCTGATCGACCGGGCCGTCGTCCTGCGCGACGGGTGCGTGGTCCACGACGGCCCGCCCCCGGAGGCCGTGGGACAGCACGCGCTGCCCGGCCACGACCACGTACACCCCCACGCGGCGCACGACGCCGAGCCCCTGCGGACGGGACTGCTGAGCTGATGGACTTCCTCGAATACGCCTTCATGCAGCGGGCCCTGATCGCGGCCGCCATCGTCGGCCTCACCGCGCCCGCGATCGGCACGTACCTGGTCCAGCGGCGCCAGGCGGTCATGGGCGACGGCATCGGCCACGTGGCCACCACCGGTGTGGGCCTCGGCTTCCTGCTGAACACCAGCCCGGTGTGGATGGCCTCCCTCGTCGCCGTCGTCGGCGC comes from Streptomyces virginiae and encodes:
- a CDS encoding VC0807 family protein — protein: MSTPATQDARPAPPKRSGAATALGWILTIGLNVVAPIITYNVLTEDHGWSEFSALLVSSAWPVLDSVISLAWRRKIDEFAVVTLVFLVITAVVSLVGAHSARALLIKDSGVTGLFGLLCLGTLLAPRPLMFYFGRKFATDGTPESTAWWNGLWQYEGFRTTMNRMTLVWGVAYVAEAIVRVVLASTLPTKTMVVVSPIMIYAVLGALGVWTAMYGKRSQAEGERRAAEAAAAEAAAAG
- a CDS encoding glycine--tRNA ligase, with product MAADKIETIVSLSKRRGFVFPCSEIYGGSKAAWDYGPLGVELKENIKRQWWKAMVTGREDIVGIDSSVILAPEVWVASGHVATFSDPLTECTSCHKRHRADHLEEAYEAKHGRMPANGLADINCPNCGVKGQFTEPKQFSGMLETHLGPTQDTGSKAYLRPETAQGIFTNFAVVQTTSRKKPPFGIAQMGKSFRNEITPGNFIFRTREFEQMEMEFFVKPGEDEQWQEYWMQERWNWYRDLGIREENIRWYDHPKEKLSHYSKRTADIEYRFNFGGNEFSELEGVANRTDYDLKAHSAASGSNLTYHDQESGERYTPYVIEPAAGVNRAMLAFMLDAYNEDEAPNAKGVMEKRTVMRLDPRLAPIKVAVLPLSRNAQLSPKAKGLAADLRKNWNIEFDDAGAIGRRYRRQDEIGTPFCVTVDFDTLDDNAVTVRERDTMKQERVSLDQIQAYLGSRLLGC
- a CDS encoding metal ABC transporter substrate-binding protein, yielding MNVRRLIPTAALAGAVALGATALTACSGAAAGTGGGKDGKVGVTASFYPMAFLAEQIGKDHVKVDSLTKPGVEPHDLEITPRQTGQLGEADVVLYLKGLQPAVDKAVSLSGVKNVVDASTLTELEVHGSSGHDHGAEGHTEGEGEGHEHDHDHGEAGRDPHVWLDPAKYAEIAKGVGAALEKADPDHAADYKKNTDELVGKLTALDTEFKDGLQNTASKTFITTHSAFGYLAERYGLDQEAISGVDPESEPSPARMKDLQGLAKQENVSTVFFETLASDKTARTLAADTGLKTDVLDPLEGITDKSQGADYFEVMRSNLKNLQKALGAK
- a CDS encoding metal ABC transporter ATP-binding protein, which encodes MQSTPAQSADQPVISLRGATASLGSRPVLRGVDLTVRRGEVVALLGANGSGKSTAVRAVVGQVPLTGGELSLFGTEFKRFRSWSRIGYVPQRTTAASGVPATVREVVSAGRLARSRFGILRKADKTAVERALALLGMEQHASSSVNALSGGQHQRVLIARALAVEPELLIMDEPMAGVDLANQEVLANALREQKALGTTLLLVLHELGPLEPLIDRAVVLRDGCVVHDGPPPEAVGQHALPGHDHVHPHAAHDAEPLRTGLLS